AGTGCACCTCACCTCCGCGTAATACAAGATTTGTTTGGGAGGGTTCTATTCTAATAGTTCCCTGTATCGCATTGCCATTTCCATCTCTGCCGTCCCAATAGATTTTATTTTGCCCACTTACTGCTGCTCCTTCCAGGGTAACATCTATAGGATCTGTAAAATTGGCATTCTTATCGACATCTATATTTAAATAATAGCTACCTGCCTGATTGGTTTTAAAATAAATATATCCACCAAGCGGAGCGGAGCCGGCCAGGTTTGTAGTTCCTTCCTTCCCAACAAAAGTCAGATCTTCAGCAACCGGAATAAAAGGCTCCTTTTTCAACCAAATGTCGTCCTGAGTACTCGTATTATTTGGGTAAGCTCCTGTATGTCTTCTTCCCTTAGCAGTTTCAGGTAAATCGTTTGCTGGGTTATTAAAGAATATTTTATGTGTAACATCAGCGTTGGTATCAGGAGAAAATGGATTATGAATATTTACTCCTGTGGAAGTATTGGCACTCTTATAAGTTGGCTGTCCTGAATTATCCCTTATCCCTTTATTATTGGAAAAAAAGTTAAATATATAGCCTGCCATTTCATTAGGCTTCACCTCATACCTGTAACCATCATATGTTTGTACATATAGAGTACTTTTAAACTTTCTATCAAATTCCTGCATGCTTGCTGCAAAAGCATTCAAATAAGCTCTGCCTTTTATAAATGCACTCCCGCTCCTGACACTGACATCAAAAGCTGTTATATAATAGGTATTATTGGATTGCGGGGCTGTAAAACTTGACACACCAGTGGGAGGCATATTCCCGTTGGTATTATTTGTGTTCGTTACTGTGCTAATAAAGAAGATAGACCAAACACCTTCCTCCCCCGCATTTACACTGATAACTACCGGATTATATCCGTTATTTGTAGAAGCGTCTCCAGCAACTCTTGGGCCTGTTTTTTCCTCAGTTCTATTATTAATTCTGCCAACACTAGTATTACTCCCTGAAGTACCAATTACTCCGCTCGGAGAAATCCATCGAATAGTACCGTTTCCAATACCCTGTGCACTAGACCCTAAATAGATGGTTTCCCCCGCCTTTGCATATACCCTTACCAAACCCTCACTTGGAAATGGCAAACTCGAGCTGGTATTCGTTCCGGAGTACAAATATAACCTGTCCCCTCCGTCAGGATTTAGCTCTAAACTCCCCTCCGCAAAAACACCAGCAGTCATATAACACATCAATAGTGACATGAATAGTGCTTTAATGCTTTGTCGGTTTAGTATATGTTTAGTCAATATTTTATATATAGTTTGGCCTAGTAAATAAAAGTGCTCCATCTAAAAAATCATACGTTGCTACAAATCCCAATAGTTTGAATATCAAATCCTTTTGCGAACACTTCCTTTTACGGATGAAAACAAGTTAAGGTTATGTCATTTTCTTGATATGAACAGGAGGATTTGGAGAGTTTAAGCGTCTGAAAAAATATTAAAAAAAGAAAAGCATTCCTTGTTCGGAATGCTTTAAAAATTAAGATCGCTTAGCGGTCTACACTTAACAAAAATTTCGACAATTTTACCCGCTTTCTGTCCTCAGAACTAAGTGAAACGTCTATGTGGTGGATTATTAAAATAAAAAAGAGTCTCTGACTCGATTTATTCAAGTAGGAGTCGGAAGCCCCTATTATTAAGTAAGGGTGATTGTTTTTTCCTTTGCTTATTTCAAGTTTCGGAATTTTACTTGTTTTCTGACTTCGTCATAGCTCGCTAGGAGATCAACGCAATGGCAACGCGTTCGCCGTACAAAGTCCTCTGTTTTCATTTAGGATTTAAGTCCCCCATACTCTTCTTGCATTTGCCTACTAAAACTTAAACCAGAGATGGCAATACTTTATTTTATTCCCGCTTAAGCCGCTCAAGCTCCTGCGGAGTAACCTCCAGGATCGAGCCATGCCTAATACAAGAAGGCAGCGAAATTTTATCAGATACATCTTCCCATACCCTTAAATCCTTTGATTTTATGGCACCATATTTCTTCTCTCTGTACTTATCAAAATAAACCAGCCATTCCCCATCTTGTCTCAAAACAGTCGGGCCTTCTACCCATTGATGATTCGAAAGCGGTTTACTAGCAGGCGTATATGGCCCGTCCAGTTTCTTGCTAACAGCAATTTTCAAATCCTTAGTTACCGGCTCTACCGTTTCGTCCTTCATGAACATGAAATAAAACTTACCATCTTTTACAATGGTAGCATCAATAACATTAAAACCGGGATCATAAAGCAATTTAGTATCAGAAAAACGAATAAAATCCCTGGTAGTTACATAATATATCCTGTGATTATAAGCATTCTCCTTTTCAGATTGTGTTTGAGGATATAGGCCTTTTATAGTAGAGGCCCAGTAAATCATATAGATTTTAGACTTAGCATCATAAGTAATTTCAGGGGCCCATGTATTTCTCGCGTTCTCCTCATGTCCCATCACCGGGATAAACTGTTGGGCAGACCAGTTTATTAAATCTTTTGATTTAGCATAGCCAATCCCTCTATCATTCCAGCTTACTGTCCACACCATATGAAAATAACCATCACCCCCTCTGATAATACAGGGATCGCGCATCAGTTTATCCGCAGCCACTTCGGGCTTCAGGAAAGATTGACCATTTTTTAAAGCAGTCCAGTGGTAACCATCATTACTATAGGCTAAATGCAGACCATCTTTAGAGTCGCCTTTAAAATAAGAGAATACATAGTTTTTTGATTTCTTACTTTGCGCAAAGGCCGAAACCGAAAACAGACAAAACAGCAAATAGCATATGCTTACTTTTTTCATAGAGTTTATATTGATTTCAACTTCTAAGTTAAAAAGTATATTTAGATTGACTATCCTGTGCTGTAGTCATATTTATAATAAAATCGTCCGCAATCAAGGTTGAATCTGCTGGCTCATTCTTAAGAGTAAAGTTATAGCCATCAAACCTATTTAAGCCGACCAGAACACCAAAAAGTAACTCTTATTTGTCTTTATAGATATTATTACCTGACTATGAGATAAGGCCTGTTTGATTCTATATGGACAAAATTATATAAATGCGGCGCTATGCAGCAATTTAAAACATTGATATAATAACGCTTCCTTAACCTTTTTGCAATCGATTGCATTTTAATTTTATTTTACATATCTTAGGATTCTCAAATAAGCCTGAATTTTGAAGTATGAGCCAGAAAGAGATTACTATTTATGATATAGCGGAAAAATTAGCAATTTCTGCAGCTACCGTAAGTCGCGCTTTACAGAATCACCCGGCTGTAAACGCTAAAACAAAAAAGCGTATCGTAGATTTAGCCAATGAATTGGGTTATCAATCCAATAAATTTGCAAGTAATCTTAGAAAGCAGAAGACGCATACCATTGGCGTAATTGTTCCAAGATTAAATAGTGCTTTTATGTCTACAGTATTATCCGGCATAGAAAAGGTAGCGAATAATGCGGGTTATAACCTGATCATCAGTCAATCATTTGAAACACACGACAAGGAAGCTCAAAATGCGCAAACCATGTTTAATAACCGGGTTGATGCGCTCGTTATTTCTTTGGCTTATGACACTAAAGATTATAAGCACTTAAATAGCTTCATCAAAAAGAAGATCCCTATCATTTTCTTCGACCGCGTTGCCGATAAAATAGATGCAACAAAAGTTTTAATAGACAACTTCAAAGCAGGTTATCAGGCTACGGAACATCTTATTCAGCAAGGTTGCAAAGAGATTTTACATATAACCGGCAACTTGAGTAGAAATGTCTATAATGACAGATTTGAAGGTTATAAAAAAGCTTTGGAAGACAATGGCATAAAATACGACCAAAAATTGCTTATATGTAATGATTTATCGGAAAAAGCAATAGAGGATTGTCTGAAAAACGACGTTCTGAAACGTACAAAATTACCTGACGGCTTATTTATCACCAGCGATCCTTCCGCAGCTTATGCATTAACCATATTAAAAGAAGCTGGAGTAAAGGTTCCTCAAGATATGGCCATAATTGGTTTCAATAACGACCTCATTTCCAGAGTATGCGAACCTGCAATTAGTACGATAAATTATCCGGGAAATCAGATGGGGGAAACAATAGCCAGAATTCTGATCAATCATTTAAATGGCGAAAGTGACATCAATTATATGAACACAGTAATATTGAAAACCGATTTAATCGTAAGAAACTCTTCTTTAAAAAAGAAATAGTTCCTTTTTTTAACCATTTACACAACCGATTGCAATGATTAAAAAACTGATATTCTATATTTTAACAACCACATTTTCTTTATCAGCTTTCGCAGATAACGGCTATAATTTATGGCTCAATTATAAATTGGTTGAAGACGTTTCTCTATTGGCCAATTATAGAACACAGCTACAAAGCTTATATATCCCTTACCAAAATGCAACAGCGAAAATTGCAGCATCTGAATTAGAAAATGCGTTAAAAATACTTTTAAATGAGCGTGTAGCAGAAACCAAGGAAATTAAAGAAAACAGTCTCGTATTATTAAAAACAGAAGATTTTACAAAATATGGTTTAGCTTCAAAAAGTTTCGAAAAAACAGATGCCTTTGCCATTGAAAAGAAGATGATACAAAATAAGCCGGTTATCCTTATTTCGTCACCATCTGAAATTGGTTTGCTTTACGGAAGCTTTAAATTGCTTCAGATTTTAGGAACCAACGGAGATATATCCCAAATCAATATACAGGAAAGCCCGAAAATAGCGCGTAGAATTTTGAATCATTGGGATAATTTAGACCGGACAGTTGAACGCGGATATGCCGGCTTTTCGCTTTGGGATTGGCAGCGTTTACCAAAATACATAGATCAACGTTATATAGATTATGCAAGGGCAAATGCTTCCATCGGCATAAATGGAACTGTTTTGACCAATGTTAATTCCAATGCGCTTATTCTTACCAAAGAGTGGCTACAAAAAGTAAAAGCCCTGGCAGACACATTCAGGCCTTATGGCATAAGAGTTTATTTAACCGCAAGATTCAGCGCTCCGATAGAAATTGGCAAACTAAAAACTGCTGATCCTTTAGACGAAGAGGTAAAAACATGGTGGAAAGACAAAGCGAACGAGATTTACAATATTATCCCTGATTTTGGAGGCTTTTTGGTTAAAGCAAATTCAGAAGGACAGCCAGGACCACAAAACTATGGCAGAAACCATGCTGACGGTGCAAATATGCTAGCCAAAGCGCTTGCTCCTCACGGTGGGATAGTGATGTGGCGGGCTTTTGTGTATGATAATGAAGTTCCTGAAGACAGGGCAAAACAAGCCTATAACGAGTTTAAACCTTTGGACGGTCATTTTGAGGACAACGTTATTATTCAGGTCAAAAATGGGGCGATAGATTTTCAACCGAGAGAACCTTTCCATCCGCTATTTGGTGCTTTGTCAAAAACAAATACAATGGCAGAATTTCAGATTACGCAGGAATATCTGGGAATGGCAACCAACCTCGCCTATCTGGCACCTTTATTCAAAGAATGCCTTGATGCCGATACTTACGCAAAAGGTAAAAACTCGACAGTTGCAAGAGTTATAGATGGTTCCTTATTTAACAATAAAATCTCTGCTATTGCCGGAGTTTCCAATATTGGAAATGACATCAACTGGTGCGGGCATCCCCTGGCTCAATCCAATTGGTTCGCTTTTGGGAAACTGGCCTGGAATTACAGCTTAACATCGGAACAGATTGCCCGCGAGTGGACAAAACTTACACTTCATACCAACAACTCGGCAACCAATGAAGTTGTTGATATTTTAATGCAATCCCGGGAAGCTGTTGTGAATTATATGACTCCGCTAGGTCTTCATCATCTGATGGGATGGGATCATCACTACGGCCCGGGACCATGGATCGCCAATAAGCCACGGGCAGACTGGACTTCGGTTTATTACCATAAAGCAGATAAAAACGGAATAGGTTTTAACAGAACCAGAACAGGAAGTGATGCTGTTGACCAGTACCAGCCGCAATTGGCAAATGAATTTAATTCCACGAAAACCTGTCCCGAGAAATACCTGCTATGGTTCCACCATTTATCGTGGGATTATCGTTTGAAGAATGGAGAGACGCTCTGGAATGGATTGGTGAAAAAATACTATCAGGGTGTGGAAGAAGTTTGGCAAATGCAAACTGCTTGGAATAAATTAAATGGAAATATAGATCCTGAGATTCATTTGGCGGTAAAACAACTCTTTAGTATCCAGTACGACGATGCTGTAATGTGGAGAGATGCCTGCGTACTTTATTTCAAACAATTCTCCGGTAAGCCAATTCCCGCAGGATTAGAAAAGCCTAAACACGATCTGAAATATTACGAAAGCTTAGAATTTAAATATGTCCCAGGAATATAATATTGATATGAAGACATTTATAGCAAAATCCTTTTGCACTGCCTTATTTACAGCATCGTTAACATGGGTGGCCCAGGCACAAGATGTTAAAGATTTAAAAGATTATTATCAGAACTATTTTCCCATTGGTATTGCCGTTAATGTAAGAAGTCTGGAAGAACCACAGGCAGATTTTATTAAAAAGAATTTTAACAGTATAACGGCAGAAAACGACATGAAAATGGGCCCTTTACAACCTAAAGAAGGTATTTTCAACTGGAAAAATGCTGATCGAATAGTCGACTTTGCCTTTAAAAATAATATGAAAATCAGAGGGCATGCCTTATGCTGGCATGAGCAGGCCGGAGATTGGATTTTTGTAGATAAAAATGGTAATAATGTAAGCCGTGAATTGTTATTAGAACGATTAAGAACACATATACACACTGTAGTTAACCGGTACAAAGGGAAAATTTACGCATGGGATGTCGTGAACGAGGCCATTGACGACAATCCGAATAACCTGCTTAGGAAATCTAAGTGGACGGAAATAATTGGCGATGATTTTATAGAAAAAGCTTTTGAATATGCCCATGAAGCCGATCCGAATGCGAAACTTTTCTATAACGATTATAATAGCGAAAGACCTGAAAAAGTAGAACGAATCTATACCCTTCTAAAACAATTGAAAGACAAAAACATTCCGATAGATGGTGTCGGACTTCAGGCCCATTGGTCTATTTTTGAACCTTCAAGAAGTGAACTAGAGCATGCTATTCAAAAATATTCCTCTCTGGGATTAGAAATCCATATTACTGAACTGGATGTTTCCATCTATAAATGGGAAAAAGAAAAAAGAGCTAAACGCCCAAATGAATCTGACGAATATACTCCTGAGTTACAAAAAGCACAGGCAAATAAATACCAAATGTTTTTCGAGGTATTTAGAAAATACAAGAAGAATATCACCAATGTCACTTTCTGGAATGCCACAGATAAATATACCTGGCTAGACCATTACCCTGTAGAAGGGCGTAAAAACTACCCTTCTCTCTTTGATATTAATGCTAAACCTAAAGCCGCTTTTTGGAAAGTCGTAAACTTTTAAGATCATGAAGAGACTAAGCTTTACCGTAATCCTATCCCTGTTATTTGCCCAGACTTTTGCTACTGGCTTAGAAACCATTGTCAGTACAAATGCTTTATCCAATAGCTTCCCCATTGTAGCCCAATCTAAAGCGAGTAATATTTTATACGATGAAAATGATTTTGACGGTGTAAAAAGAGCTATCAGAGATTTACAAAGCGATATCAAAAAGGTTACCGATCTGGAACCGGCACTAAACAATAAAACATCTAAAACGACTATCATCATTGGAACTATCGGTAAATCTGCTTTGATTGATGATTTAATAAAAAACAAAAAAATCAACGTAAACGGGATTACAGGCAGATGGGAAAGCACTTTAATTGAGGTTGTACAAAACCCTACAACAGACATTGAACAAGCTTTAGTAATAGCCGGAAGCGATAAACGAGGTACAATTTATGGTATCTACGAAATCTCTTATCAAGCAGGCGTATCTCCCTGGTACTACTGGGCAGATGTTCCGGTTAAGAAAAAAAAAGATCTCTATGTTAAAAATGGAAGGTACGTTTTAGAAAGTCCGGCCGTAAAATACAGAGGAATTTTTTTAAATGATGAAGCTCCCGCCTTAAGCGGCTGGGCAAAAAAAGAATTTGGCGGATTTAACCATCAATTCTACGAAAAGGTATTTGAACTGATTCTTAGACTAAAAGGCAATTACTTGTGGCCTGCCATGTGGGGAAGCGCTTTCAATGACGATGATAAATTAAACCCCTTAAAAGCAGACGAATATGGCGTAGTTATAGGAACTTCTCATCATGAACCTTTAACCAGAGCTCATGATGAATGGCGACGTTATGGAAAGGGGGCCTGGGATTATACCAAAAACGAAGAGGAATTAAAAAAATTCTGGAGAACCGGGTTAGAAAGAGTTGCTGACAAAGAGATTTTAGTGACTTTGGGTATGCGTGGCGACGGAGATGAACCCATGACCGAAGGAACTGCTACTGCCCTGCTTGAAAGAATTGTCAAAGACCAAAGAGACATCATCAAAAATGTAACTCAAAAGCCTATTGAGCAAACTCCGCAAGTTTGGGCTTTGTATAAAGAGGTTCAGGATTATTACGATAAAGGCATGCGTGTCCCGGACGATGTGACTTTACTATTGTGTGATGACAATTGGGGAAATCTTAGAAAATTACCTGATTTAAAAGAAGCACCAAGAAAAGGTGGTTATGGAATTTACTATCATTTCGATTATGTAGGTGGCCCCAGAAATTATAAATGGATCAATACTAATCCTATCCAAAAAACGTGGGAGCAGATGAATCTGGTTTATCAATATGACGCCAACCAGATCTGGATTGTAAACGTAGGCGATTTAAAACCTATGGAATTTCCTATCGAGTTTTTTTTGGACTATGCGTGGAATCCGGACGCCATTCCATCAGAGCAACTAAAAAATTATACAGTAAACTGGGCAGAGAAACAATTTGGCGGTAAACACAGGAATGAAATCGCTGATTTAATAGACACCTATTTAAAATATGCCGGACGTATAAAGCCCGAGCTACTGAATGCGGATACTTACAGCTTAACAAATTATAACGAATGGGCAAGGGTAATTGCAGATTATGATGTCTTGCTGCAAAAAACCGTAGAAATCAAGTCTAAACTTCCGCAGATTTATCATGATAGTTTTTATCAATTGGTTTTGCATCCGATAGAAGCAAACGCTAATCTGCACCATCTTTATTATGCACACGCTAAAAATAAACTTTTCGCTAAACAAGGTAGAAAATCAGCCAATCAATATGCTGAGGAAGTAGAAAAAAGATTTAAACAAGATGCCGAAATCACTAACTATTATAACAATATAATGGCCAATGGAAAGTGGAAACATATGATGGACCAAACGCATATTGGCTACACTTACTGGCAACAACCAGATTCTAATACTATACCAAAAGTCATCAGAATAGAGCTTATGAATAAACCTGGATTAGGAATAAGTGTAGAAGGAAGCGAGGAGTTCTGGATTGGGAAAAACGTTACAGGTGCAAAACTGGCAACATTTAATACTTTATCACAGGCGACACATTATATTGAGTTATTTAACAGAAGCAACGCAAGTTCCAAATTCAATATTAAAGCGCCTAAGTATATACATTTATCTAAAACAAATGGTATCTTGGAGAATGACGAACGCATTGCTGTTTCTATAAACCGGAACCTGGCTCCAAAGGGAATAAGCAATAGCAACATTATCATATCAGGAAATGATGGTAGTAGAATCACAGTACCTGTTACTATTGACAATAGATATACCGAAGCAAAGAATATATTTGTTGAACAAAATGGGGTGATTTCCATGGAGGCGCCACATTATTCCAGAGCAAACCATAATCGCCCTTTTTTCTGGAAACATTTAGAGGACTATGGAAAGACCGCCGGCGGAATGACTGTTTATCCTTCTGCAGTTGCTGATCAAAAATTGGACAGCAAAACACCTTATCTGGAATATGATATATTCATTAGCAACAAGGGGAATTACACTTTGCACACATTGGTAAGCCCTACCTTAGATTTTAAAAATGGTGAAGGCTTAAGATTTGCTGTTTCTATAAATGATGAGCAGCCCGTAATTGTAGATATTACCAAAGACGATAATAAACCCGGCGTTTGGGACAAGGCAGTAGCCAATAGCATCAAAGCGTTTAAAACCAATTTCGAATTCTCTAAAACAGGAAAAAACACCATCAAATATTGGATGGTTTCTCCCGCAGTCGTATTACAAAAACTAATTTTAGATACCGGAGGTTTAAAACCAAGCTTTCTGGGACCAGAAGAAACATTTATCAATTAAATTTTGTCACTTATAAAC
This genomic interval from Pseudopedobacter saltans DSM 12145 contains the following:
- a CDS encoding glycoside hydrolase family 43 protein, producing MKKVSICYLLFCLFSVSAFAQSKKSKNYVFSYFKGDSKDGLHLAYSNDGYHWTALKNGQSFLKPEVAADKLMRDPCIIRGGDGYFHMVWTVSWNDRGIGYAKSKDLINWSAQQFIPVMGHEENARNTWAPEITYDAKSKIYMIYWASTIKGLYPQTQSEKENAYNHRIYYVTTRDFIRFSDTKLLYDPGFNVIDATIVKDGKFYFMFMKDETVEPVTKDLKIAVSKKLDGPYTPASKPLSNHQWVEGPTVLRQDGEWLVYFDKYREKKYGAIKSKDLRVWEDVSDKISLPSCIRHGSILEVTPQELERLKRE
- a CDS encoding LacI family DNA-binding transcriptional regulator; the protein is MSQKEITIYDIAEKLAISAATVSRALQNHPAVNAKTKKRIVDLANELGYQSNKFASNLRKQKTHTIGVIVPRLNSAFMSTVLSGIEKVANNAGYNLIISQSFETHDKEAQNAQTMFNNRVDALVISLAYDTKDYKHLNSFIKKKIPIIFFDRVADKIDATKVLIDNFKAGYQATEHLIQQGCKEILHITGNLSRNVYNDRFEGYKKALEDNGIKYDQKLLICNDLSEKAIEDCLKNDVLKRTKLPDGLFITSDPSAAYALTILKEAGVKVPQDMAIIGFNNDLISRVCEPAISTINYPGNQMGETIARILINHLNGESDINYMNTVILKTDLIVRNSSLKKK
- a CDS encoding alpha-glucuronidase family glycosyl hydrolase; protein product: MIKKLIFYILTTTFSLSAFADNGYNLWLNYKLVEDVSLLANYRTQLQSLYIPYQNATAKIAASELENALKILLNERVAETKEIKENSLVLLKTEDFTKYGLASKSFEKTDAFAIEKKMIQNKPVILISSPSEIGLLYGSFKLLQILGTNGDISQINIQESPKIARRILNHWDNLDRTVERGYAGFSLWDWQRLPKYIDQRYIDYARANASIGINGTVLTNVNSNALILTKEWLQKVKALADTFRPYGIRVYLTARFSAPIEIGKLKTADPLDEEVKTWWKDKANEIYNIIPDFGGFLVKANSEGQPGPQNYGRNHADGANMLAKALAPHGGIVMWRAFVYDNEVPEDRAKQAYNEFKPLDGHFEDNVIIQVKNGAIDFQPREPFHPLFGALSKTNTMAEFQITQEYLGMATNLAYLAPLFKECLDADTYAKGKNSTVARVIDGSLFNNKISAIAGVSNIGNDINWCGHPLAQSNWFAFGKLAWNYSLTSEQIAREWTKLTLHTNNSATNEVVDILMQSREAVVNYMTPLGLHHLMGWDHHYGPGPWIANKPRADWTSVYYHKADKNGIGFNRTRTGSDAVDQYQPQLANEFNSTKTCPEKYLLWFHHLSWDYRLKNGETLWNGLVKKYYQGVEEVWQMQTAWNKLNGNIDPEIHLAVKQLFSIQYDDAVMWRDACVLYFKQFSGKPIPAGLEKPKHDLKYYESLEFKYVPGI
- a CDS encoding endo-1,4-beta-xylanase, which translates into the protein MKTFIAKSFCTALFTASLTWVAQAQDVKDLKDYYQNYFPIGIAVNVRSLEEPQADFIKKNFNSITAENDMKMGPLQPKEGIFNWKNADRIVDFAFKNNMKIRGHALCWHEQAGDWIFVDKNGNNVSRELLLERLRTHIHTVVNRYKGKIYAWDVVNEAIDDNPNNLLRKSKWTEIIGDDFIEKAFEYAHEADPNAKLFYNDYNSERPEKVERIYTLLKQLKDKNIPIDGVGLQAHWSIFEPSRSELEHAIQKYSSLGLEIHITELDVSIYKWEKEKRAKRPNESDEYTPELQKAQANKYQMFFEVFRKYKKNITNVTFWNATDKYTWLDHYPVEGRKNYPSLFDINAKPKAAFWKVVNF
- a CDS encoding glycosyl hydrolase 115 family protein; translated protein: MKRLSFTVILSLLFAQTFATGLETIVSTNALSNSFPIVAQSKASNILYDENDFDGVKRAIRDLQSDIKKVTDLEPALNNKTSKTTIIIGTIGKSALIDDLIKNKKINVNGITGRWESTLIEVVQNPTTDIEQALVIAGSDKRGTIYGIYEISYQAGVSPWYYWADVPVKKKKDLYVKNGRYVLESPAVKYRGIFLNDEAPALSGWAKKEFGGFNHQFYEKVFELILRLKGNYLWPAMWGSAFNDDDKLNPLKADEYGVVIGTSHHEPLTRAHDEWRRYGKGAWDYTKNEEELKKFWRTGLERVADKEILVTLGMRGDGDEPMTEGTATALLERIVKDQRDIIKNVTQKPIEQTPQVWALYKEVQDYYDKGMRVPDDVTLLLCDDNWGNLRKLPDLKEAPRKGGYGIYYHFDYVGGPRNYKWINTNPIQKTWEQMNLVYQYDANQIWIVNVGDLKPMEFPIEFFLDYAWNPDAIPSEQLKNYTVNWAEKQFGGKHRNEIADLIDTYLKYAGRIKPELLNADTYSLTNYNEWARVIADYDVLLQKTVEIKSKLPQIYHDSFYQLVLHPIEANANLHHLYYAHAKNKLFAKQGRKSANQYAEEVEKRFKQDAEITNYYNNIMANGKWKHMMDQTHIGYTYWQQPDSNTIPKVIRIELMNKPGLGISVEGSEEFWIGKNVTGAKLATFNTLSQATHYIELFNRSNASSKFNIKAPKYIHLSKTNGILENDERIAVSINRNLAPKGISNSNIIISGNDGSRITVPVTIDNRYTEAKNIFVEQNGVISMEAPHYSRANHNRPFFWKHLEDYGKTAGGMTVYPSAVADQKLDSKTPYLEYDIFISNKGNYTLHTLVSPTLDFKNGEGLRFAVSINDEQPVIVDITKDDNKPGVWDKAVANSIKAFKTNFEFSKTGKNTIKYWMVSPAVVLQKLILDTGGLKPSFLGPEETFIN